A window from Pseudooceanicola algae encodes these proteins:
- a CDS encoding dipeptide ABC transporter ATP-binding protein, with the protein MPHLHVENLSVHYRDAAGRDLAAVDRLSFALERGETLGIVGESGSGKSTVARALLGFTRPGARLEGGQILLGGRDVLAFARKELRAYRGATAVMVPQNPLSSLTPHLTNGEQLVELIRHHDTRRGATARARALDLMAATGLPEPDLMFRRYPHEISGGQRQRLVIAAALVARPDLIVLDEPTTALDKTVEARVLDLVGRVQAELGATLIYVSHDLNVIAKLCQRVLVLKDGREVEAGCSTSVFDTPRTGYTRRLVASIPRLDQSVPRPPRPEGDPVLSADHLDFTYHRPTRFLRGREHTVKAVDDLSFAIRRGETLGVLGESGSGKSTMAGLVAGILSGNSGEIRLGETVVTGLARTRPQDVRRRIQMVFQDPLSSLNPAHNVEQTLIRPAQRYFGLTAAQARARAVSLLAELELAPEILARRPQHLSGGQQQRIAIARALIADPDVLICDEITSALDMTVQSQVLALLKRLQDQRGLALLFISHDLAVVARISDQILVLQQGQLRDHGPCDQVLAHPRHSYTKQLFAAFRRNEFQRSQSSPAKAILEPVG; encoded by the coding sequence ATGCCCCACCTGCATGTAGAGAACCTGAGCGTTCATTATCGCGATGCTGCCGGACGCGACCTGGCGGCTGTCGATAGGCTGAGCTTTGCGCTGGAACGGGGCGAAACGCTAGGCATCGTTGGCGAAAGTGGATCAGGAAAATCCACTGTCGCGCGCGCTTTACTCGGATTTACACGCCCCGGTGCCCGGCTCGAAGGCGGCCAGATCCTGCTTGGCGGGCGCGACGTGCTGGCGTTCGCGCGGAAAGAACTGCGCGCCTATCGCGGGGCAACTGCCGTGATGGTTCCGCAGAACCCCCTGTCGTCACTGACCCCCCACCTGACCAATGGCGAGCAGCTCGTGGAGCTGATCCGCCACCATGACACCCGCCGTGGCGCGACAGCACGCGCCCGCGCCCTTGACCTGATGGCGGCCACGGGCCTGCCCGAACCGGACCTAATGTTCCGGCGCTATCCCCATGAAATTTCCGGCGGACAGCGCCAGCGTCTGGTGATCGCCGCCGCGCTGGTTGCGCGCCCGGACCTGATCGTGCTGGACGAACCGACCACCGCCCTCGACAAGACCGTCGAGGCGCGGGTTCTGGACCTTGTCGGACGCGTTCAGGCAGAGCTTGGCGCGACGTTGATCTATGTGAGCCATGATCTGAACGTGATCGCAAAGCTGTGCCAGCGGGTCCTTGTCCTGAAAGATGGAAGAGAGGTCGAGGCCGGATGCAGCACCTCGGTCTTCGACACCCCCCGCACCGGGTACACCCGCAGGCTTGTTGCCTCCATTCCGCGGCTCGACCAATCTGTCCCAAGACCGCCCCGGCCCGAGGGCGATCCGGTTCTTTCGGCCGACCACCTCGACTTCACCTATCACAGACCGACCCGCTTCCTGCGGGGGCGTGAACATACGGTCAAGGCGGTGGACGATCTGTCCTTCGCCATCCGACGCGGGGAAACGCTTGGGGTTCTGGGCGAAAGCGGCTCTGGAAAATCGACCATGGCCGGGCTGGTGGCGGGCATCTTGTCCGGGAACAGCGGCGAAATCCGGTTGGGTGAAACGGTGGTGACCGGCCTTGCCAGGACGCGGCCGCAGGACGTGCGCCGCCGGATCCAGATGGTTTTTCAGGACCCGCTTTCCTCGCTCAACCCGGCCCATAACGTCGAACAGACGCTCATTCGACCGGCACAGCGCTATTTCGGGCTGACAGCAGCACAAGCAAGGGCGCGCGCAGTTTCCCTGTTGGCGGAACTCGAACTTGCACCAGAGATCCTTGCGCGCCGTCCGCAACACCTGTCCGGCGGGCAGCAGCAACGCATTGCAATCGCGCGGGCTTTGATCGCGGATCCCGATGTGCTGATCTGTGACGAGATCACCTCTGCCCTCGATATGACGGTTCAGTCCCAGGTCCTGGCACTACTGAAACGGCTGCAGGATCAGCGCGGGCTTGCCCTGCTGTTCATCAGCCATGATCTAGCCGTGGTTGCGAGGATTTCCGACCAGATCCTTGTCCTTCAACAGGGTCAGCTGCGGGACCATGGGCCCTGCGACCAGGTGCTTGCCCATCCTCGGCATTCCTACACGAAGCAGCTTTTCGCGGCCTTCCGTCGCAATGAATTCCAGCGGTCGCAATCCTCCCCGGCCAAAGCGATCCTCGAACCGGTTGGATGA
- a CDS encoding metallophosphoesterase family protein — MIKVLHTADVHLDAPLRSLALRNADLRATIVAASRSVFSGLVDLAIAQKVSALLISGDLFDGKERSARTGAFLMAELDRLGEAGIRVFYIKGNHDAENPITGTLDLPAHVHVFDARGGKVQLTDDVWIHGVSFADRHAPDSLLPRFKPPVSDAVNIAMLHSSLAGAAGHDTYAPCSLADLVAMGFDYWALGHIHKRQVHSESPWVVMPGIPQGRDIGEAGPKSATLLTIDQGRIETTEMPTSAVEFAHSEVDVTGASSDEALRGLLKTRLSALRKDIAAPVGVIRLTLTGRPPRHWQILRDRDVWIEQVNELAGATGDLWIDKVLFALSPPETQGDVSAAADELAATMAGIRIEPGFAALAREEVETVLQDLPASLRDKLMADESGRDDLVDRLTKSGADLVLAQMKGAGD; from the coding sequence GTGATCAAAGTTCTGCACACCGCCGACGTCCATCTGGACGCGCCCCTTCGATCTCTGGCTTTGCGGAACGCTGATCTGCGCGCCACGATTGTGGCCGCCTCGCGCTCCGTTTTCAGCGGTCTGGTCGATCTGGCCATTGCTCAGAAGGTTTCCGCGCTGCTGATATCCGGCGACCTTTTCGATGGAAAGGAACGCAGTGCCCGGACCGGCGCCTTCCTGATGGCCGAGCTGGATCGCCTTGGCGAGGCCGGGATCCGGGTGTTCTACATCAAGGGCAACCACGACGCCGAAAATCCCATCACCGGGACGCTGGATCTGCCTGCGCATGTCCATGTCTTCGACGCGCGCGGGGGCAAGGTTCAACTGACCGATGACGTCTGGATCCACGGGGTCAGCTTTGCGGACCGCCATGCCCCCGACAGCCTATTGCCACGCTTCAAACCACCCGTATCCGACGCGGTGAACATCGCGATGCTGCACAGTTCCCTCGCCGGCGCGGCGGGCCATGACACCTACGCACCTTGCAGCCTGGCGGATCTGGTCGCCATGGGGTTCGATTACTGGGCGCTCGGGCATATCCACAAACGGCAGGTGCATTCAGAAAGCCCCTGGGTGGTCATGCCCGGCATCCCTCAGGGGCGCGACATTGGCGAGGCCGGACCCAAATCCGCCACGCTGCTGACCATCGATCAGGGCCGCATCGAGACGACCGAAATGCCCACCTCCGCCGTGGAATTTGCCCATAGCGAAGTCGACGTGACGGGGGCAAGCAGCGACGAGGCGCTGCGCGGCCTGCTGAAGACCCGGTTGAGCGCCCTGCGCAAGGATATCGCCGCGCCGGTCGGCGTGATCCGACTGACCCTGACCGGTCGCCCCCCCCGCCATTGGCAAATCCTGAGGGATCGCGATGTCTGGATCGAACAGGTGAACGAGCTTGCCGGGGCCACAGGCGATCTGTGGATCGACAAGGTGCTGTTCGCCCTTTCTCCGCCGGAAACGCAAGGGGACGTCTCCGCCGCCGCCGATGAACTGGCGGCCACGATGGCCGGGATCCGCATCGAACCTGGCTTTGCCGCCCTTGCCCGTGAAGAGGTCGAGACCGTGCTGCAGGATCTGCCCGCGTCCCTGCGCGACAAGCTGATGGCGGACGAGTCGGGTCGCGATGACCTGGTCGACCGGCTGACGAAATCCGGTGCCGATCTGGTTCTGGCGCAGATGAAGGGGGCCGGAGACTGA